In Magnetococcales bacterium, one DNA window encodes the following:
- a CDS encoding transposase has product MPKKRKNHTAQEKTAILREHLINKVPISNLCDRHGIQGLVKVSGRSLEIHRF; this is encoded by the coding sequence ATGCCCAAGAAGCGCAAAAATCACACGGCTCAGGAGAAGACCGCTATTTTGCGTGAGCACCTGATCAACAAGGTACCTATTTCAAATCTCTGTGACCGGCATGGCATCCAGGGACTCGTCAAAGTCAGCGGAAGAAGCCTGGAAATCCATCGGTTCTAA